The window GCGCCGGCGCGGGCGTCGCGGCTTTCGACGGCGGCTCGCGGGCGACGTAGGTGCCGGAGCCGCTTTGGCCTTCGAGGAAGCCCTCCGCCGTCAGGTGCTCGAACGCCAGCATGATGGTGTTGCGGGAGACGCCCAGAAACTGCGCAAGATCGCGCGTCGAGGGCAGCTTTTCGCCCGGCTTGATGGCGCCGGCGGCGATCCCGTCGACCAGCCGATCGTAGAGCTGCCGATGCAGCGGCGCGTCGGGCCGGCGTTCGAGGTCGAGACCGAGGGCGTCGAGCAGGGGCAAGGCGGCATCCGGGCGAGGGGGCGCGTGACGCCGACCGCACGCAAGATTCGCGCCGCGGGGGCGCGGCGCTCAGACCGCCGCCCGCTCCCGTTCCGGCCGATGCCCGAAGGTGGCCAGCCCGGTGCGCATCAGCACGAACATCACCGCCAGCACGCAGAGCACCACGAGGTTCACGCAGGTCGCCAGCGCATAGAGCTCCGGCTTCACGCCGTAGCGCAGCGCGCCCCAGGCGACCGAGGGCAGGGTGGGCGTGGCGCCCAGCAGGTAGAACGAGATCTCGAGATTGTTGAACGCCATGATGAAGGTGACGATGAAGGCGCCCAGCAGCCCAGGCCAGATCAGCGGCAGGGTCACCTCGAAGAAGGTGCGCGCGGGCGTCGCGCCGAACACCATGGCGGCGTCGTCGAGCCGCCAGTCGTAGCGGTAGAGCTGCGTCGCCATGATCAGCAGGGCGTAGGAGAAGCAGTGCACGACGTTGGCGAGCACCGCCGAACCGAGGTTGCCCTGGAGCCCCAGGAACAGGCCGCTGAAGATCAGCGAGGAGATGCCGAGCAGCACCTCGGCCACGAACAGCGGCGCGATGAACAGCGTGAGGAACAGGGTGGTCTTCCGGCCCGCGTGCCGCATCAGCCCGATGGTGGCGGCGCCGGCGAGGGCGGTGGAGAGCGTCGCCACCAGCACGCCCAGCAGCAGGCTGTTGCCGAGCGCGGTCTGGTAGAGCGAGTTGCCGAGCAGCCGGGACATGGTCGCGAACGACCAGTGCGGCGGGTAGGGGAAGCTCGAGTTCCGCGACAGGCTGGCGAGCCCGATGTGCACGATCGGCAGGTAGAGGAAGAGGTACGAGACGACGACGGTCGCGATCAGCGCGATCTTGCCCGGACGAAACCGCATCAGCTCCTCCCGAAGCCCGTGAAGCCGGTGCGGCGCAGGTCGACCGTGCGGAACGCCACGAACACCGCCGCGATCGAGAGCGCGAACAGCACCACGCCCATGGCGGCGCCGAGCGCCCAGGTTCCGCTTTCGCCGAACTGCTGCGCCATCGCCATGCCGTAGAGCGTGCCGTTGGGGCCGCCGAGGAAGCGCGGGGCGAGCGTCGCCGAGAGGCAGGGGATGAAGCAGAGCGCGAAGCCGATCAGCGTGCCGAACAGGTTGAGCGGCCAGGCGATCTCGAAGAAGGCGCGCGCCGGGCTCGCGCCGAAGATCTTGGCGGCGTCGAGCAGCCGCTGGTCGAAGTTCAGCAGCGACAGGTAGATCACCGTGACGACGATCGGCAGGTAGAGGTAGACGAGGCCGATCGCGCTCGCGACGTTGGTGTACATGATGGCGCGCAGCGGCGCGGCCCCGAGCGACATCAGCACGCCGTTGACGAGGCCCACGGGTCCGAGCAGTCCCTGCAGCGCGATCACCCGCAGCACCTCGCCGGTGAGGAACGGCACCGCGAAGCCCAGCGTCAGCAGCAGCTTGTAGCGGCCGCCGTAGAGCGTGATGCCGTAGGCGACCGGCCAGGCGATGGCGGTGCAGATCACCGAGACCGCGGTCGCCATCGCGAGCGAGCGGAGGAGGAAGGTGGCGTAGGCCCCGTCGGTCGCCAGCACCCAGTAGTTCCTGAGGTTCCAGTCCTGGACGATGTGGTAGTTCTCGGTCCGCCAGACGCTGAGCACGAGCATCGACAGCAGAGGCAGGACGAACAGCGCGATCAGGAAGACGGTCGGAACGCCGAGCGTCAGCCAGGGGGCGAGGCGGCTCCTCACGCGGCGGCCTCCTTTTCGGGGAAGAGGTCGACGTCTTCCGGGTCCCAATGCGCGACCACGGCGTCTCCGGCGGAGAACTCTACCTCCGCGCGGGGCCGGCTCGCGATCATCTCGCCGGCGGCCCAGGTCAGGACATACTCGGCGTAGGCGCCGCGCAGGATGACGTGCTTGACCGTCGCCGCCAGCGCGTTCGCGCCGAGGGCGCGAAGCGTCTCCGGGGTCCGCAGCCGGACCTTCTCGTTCTTCACATAGGCCGCGACCGAGCCCTCCTTGAGCCCCGGCCGGTCGGCGGTCGCGAGCGCGACGGCGCCGGCGTCGATCGCCGCGGTCGCGCCCTCGCGCTTCAGCACGCCGACGAAGCGGTTCGAGCGCCCCACGAACTGGGCGATGAAAGCGGTCTTCGGCCGATCGTAGATCTCGGCGCGCGGCGCGAAGTCTTCGATCCGGCCGTTCCGCACCACCGCGATCCGGTCGCTCATGGAGAGCGCCTCCTCCTGGTTGTGCGTGACGTAGATGAAGGGGATGCCGAGCGCCGTCTGGTGCTTGCGGATCTCGACCTCCATCTCCTGCCGCAGCTCGCGGTCGAGGTTGGCGAGCGGTTCGTCGAGCAGCAGCGCCTTCGGCCGGCCGACGAGCCCACGGCCGAGCGCGACGCGCTGCTGCTGGCCGCCGGACAGCTGGTTGGGGTAGCGGCCCTCGAGCCCGCGCAGCGAGAGGATGCCGAGCACCCAGTCGATGCGCTCGTCCATCTCCGTCTTCGGCAGCTTCAGCATGCGCAGCGGGAAGGCGAGGTTTTCACGCACGGTCCGGTGCGGGAACAGCAGGAACTCCTGGAACACCATCGCGACGCCCCGCTTGTGCGGGGCTAAGTCGGTGACGTCCTCGCCGCCGATCAGCACGCGGCCGTTGGTCGGCTTTTCCAGCCCGGCGATGATGCGCAGCAGGGTGGTCTTGCCGGAGCCGCTCGGGCCCAGCAGCGAGACGAACTCGTTCTTCTCGATCGCCATCGCCACGCGGTCGACGGCCCATGCGGCGCCGTACTGCTTCGAGACGCCGTCGAGGGAGATGTAGGACACGCGCTGGGAACTCCTGCGGACGACGCGGATCGGAAAAGGCTCGCGCGCCGGCGTTCGTGGGCGAGACGGACGCCGGCGCGCTGCTTGAGCGCGCGCGGCCCGCGAAGGAGCCGCGCGCGCTCAAACGGCTCAGGCGGCCTGCATGCGCGACCAGACCCGCTCCCACTTCTCCGTCGAGGACGGCTGGTCGAACATGTACATGTCCGACAGCTCCTCGGTGCGGTCCATGAGGTAGAGCTTCTGCTCCTCGGGCGTCGCGATCGAACGGATGTCGATGGTGGTCGAGGCGCCGCCGATCAGCGCCTGCTGCTTCATGATCTCGGGCGCGAGCATCATGTCCATGAACTGCTCGCAGAGCGTGAGCATGGGGCCGTCCGCGACGCCGGAGGTCACGAGCCAGGTGTCGACCCAGCCGAGGCCGCCTTCCTTCGGGATGAGCTGGTGGGCGAAGTCGGCGTCGATCTCGCCCTTGGCCTTCTTGGCGAGCAGCACGCGGTAGGACTGCGCGAACTCCGGCGCCGCGGCGATCGCGCCGCTCTCGAGCAGCTGCTGCAGCGTGTTGTTGTCGTTGTAGCGGGTGAGCAGCAGCTTCTTCTGCTCGATCAGGAGCTTCTCGACGCCTGCCAGCTCTTCGTCGGTGAGGACGTAGGGGTTGAATGGCTTGCCGTCCGGGCGCGGCTTGTCCTTGGTGCCCATGCGGGTCGCGACCAGGATGCCGGCGAGCGCGATGTTCTCCTCGAAGCGCGCGCTGGTGGCGAGCCGGCCGGAGAACTCGGGGTCGAACAGGCACTCGATGCTCTGGACCTTGTCCTTCGGCATCATCGCGGTGTTGTAGGTCGTGCCGTAGCTGCCCCAGCACCAGGTGACGCCGAAGTGCTTGCCGGTGGCCTCGTCGGTCAGCAGCTTGAAGCGATCCGGCTTGAACACTGGGAACACCTTGGCCGTGTTCGGGATCTTGGCGTAGTCGATCGCGCGGATCAGCTTCTCGCGGTAGTACAGCCCCGGCCAGAAGCCGTCGGCCTGCACCAGGTCGAAGTCCCGCGTGCCGCCGACGCGCAGCTTGTTGTAGGCCTCGGAGTTGCCGTCGAAGAAGGTCGGCGAGAACTTGACGTTGTGCTTGTCCTCGAAGGCCTTGATGACCTCGGGGATGGCGTAGACCTCCCACATCAGGGCGCGCAGCGTGGTCGGCGCGGCGGAGGCCGGGCGGACGTAGGGCGTCGCCAGCGCGGCGGCGGCGCCAGCGGCGATCGTCTTCAGCGCCTTGCGGCGGTCGAAGCCCGCGGGCGAGGCCGCAGACCCAAGCGGTAGGCTGTCGTTCGTCGTCATGGCCAAGCCCTTGTCACGAGGTGTGTGAGCGTCTGAGCCTGCCTTGGTCGTTCCCCGATTTTTTAGCGCGGGCCTCGGCCGCAGGCGGCAGCCGGGCCCGCTTCGCAGTCCGGTCCGTTCAGGCCGCGGCCTTGAACGGGTTTTCGGCGTCGTCGTAGTTGACCGGCGTCATGTGCCAGCCCTCCACATGCTTCCGCCAATAGGTGTCCTTGAGCTTCTGGCTGATCGGCCCCGGCCGGTCGTTGCCGTAGATCCGGTCGTTGACGCGCGAGCAGGGCATGACGCCGCCGGCGGTCGTCGCGGTGAACACCTCGTCGGCGTCCATCAGGTCCTCGAAGGTGATCGGGCCGATGACCGGCTCCAGCCCCAGCTCCGGGCAGAGGTCGAGCACGGACAGGCGGGTGACGCCCTCGAGCGCGCCGCGGTCCGGCGTGATCACCTTGTCGCCTTTGACGATGAAGACGTTGAAGCCGGCGCCCTCGGTCAGGTAGCCTTCCTGGTCGAGCAGGATGGCCGTGTCGAAGCCCTTGTCCTTCGCCTCGAACATGCCGCGGGTGAAGTCGCGCCACATGTAATTCTTGAGCGTCGGGTCGAGCGACTTCGGCGAGATGCGCGGCACGGAGGCGACCAGCAGATGCGCGCCGCGCTCCTGCACCTCGGGCTTGATCACGTCCACCCACGGCACCGCATAGGCGATGAAGGTGTTGTCGCAGTCCATCGGGTCGCGCGAGCCGTAGACGCGCGGGACGCCGCGGGTTGACAGCATGGCGACGAAGGCGCGCTTCAGGCCGGAGAGCGCCACGACCTTGCCGAGTATCTCGCGCATCTCGTCGCGTGTGACGCCCGGGTCGAGCCGGTAGCCGCCGAGCGACTTGTGGAAGCGGGTGAGGTGGTCTTCGAGGCGGAAGAAGGCGCCGTCGGTGACGTGCACGACGTCGTAGGTGACGTCGGAATGGGTGAAGCCCCAGTCGCCGACCGGGATCTTGGCTTCCGCGATCGGCACGTACACGCCGTTCATGTAGGCGGCGCCCATCGAGAAGTCCGGCGCAGTGTCGCTCATGTGGTTCGCTCCTGAAAGCGGGATCGCTCGCGTTCGGACGCCACGTTCGCGCTCAAGCGGTCTGGCCAAAAGCGCCGCTTGGGCAAGAAACGACAGGGCCACTTTTTAAGCGCGCTCATTTTCGAGGCTGTGACGCGCGCGACCGCAGCCGGCCTCACGACGGCATGTTCCCGGCGCGCGCGGCGACCACCTCGACCCCGGCCGCAACCAGCGCGTCGGCGATTGGGCCCACCGGGACCGCGTCCGTGACGATGCGGCTGATCGCCTCCAGCGGCGCGACGACGAACGGCGCGCTGCGGTCGAACTTCGAGGCGTCGGCCAGCACCGTGACGGCGCGCGCCTGCGCCACCATCGCGCGGGCGATCTCGGCCTCGCGGGCGTCGTAGTCGAGCACGCCCGCCTCATGCACGGCGCCGACGGTCAGCACCGCGTGGACCGCGTGGAAGCGGCGGATCTGGTCGATCGCCATGGCGCCGAGGCATTCGGCGCCGCCGTCGCGGTACTCGCCGCCGAGCAGAAATGCCTGAGCGTCCTCGCCGCGGGAGGCGAGGGCTGCGATCGCCGCCGAATTGGTGATGACGGTGAGCCCGCGCGCCCGCGACAGCTCCTCGGCGAACAGCAGCGTGGTGGTGCCGGTGTCGACGAACAGCGTGTCGCCGGGCCGGAACAGCCCGATCGCCGCGCGCGCGACGGCGCGCTTGGCGGCGGCGTTCTCCGCGAGCCGCGCCTGGAACGGGCCTTCGCGGTCCGGCTCGTACAGGCTCAGGCCCGGCAGCGTGGCGCCGCCGTGCAGCTTGCGGAGCCGGCCCTGGCCGTCGAGTTCGGCGAGATCGCGGCGGATGGTCTCGCGGGAGGCGTCGAGCGCGTCGGCGAGAGCGTCGACCGACACCCTCTCCCGCTCCAGCACCATCGCCACGATCCGCTCGCGCCGCTCGTCCGGCCTCATGCCGCGCCTCTCCCCTGCGATGTGAGAACGGTCATTCATGTTGACCGAACAGTCAAGTTGAGAGTTTCATGCTGTGGAAACGAGGCCACGGGGCGTCGAAACCGGGAGCAGCGAGCGGGATGCCCGTCGCGGACGTCGCGATCATCGGAGCGGGCGTGGTCGGCTGCGCCATGGCCCGGCGCTTCGCTCTCGAAGGCGCGAAGGTGCTGGTGCTGGAGCGCGGCGCCGATCTGCTGTCGGGCGCGAGCAAGGCCAACAGCGCCATCCTGCACACCGGCTTCGACGCCCCGCCCGGGAGCCTCGAGCACGCGTGCGTGCAGGCGGGCTACGCCGAGTACATGGCGATCCGCGGGCGCCTCAACCTGCCGGTGCTCGAGACGGGCGCCATGGTCGTGGCCTGGACGGAGGCGGAGCAGGCCGCGCTCGACGGCGTCGAGGCGCAGGCGCGGGCGAACGGCGTCGACGACGTGCGGCGGCTCGGCCCCGCCGAGATCCGGGCGCGCGAGCCCCATCTCGGCGCGGGCGCGCGCGAGGCGCTGCTGGTCCCGCGCGAGCATGTCATCGACCCCTGGTCGCCCTTCCTCGCCTATCTCCTGCAGGCGAAGGCGCTTGGCGCGGAGATCCTGTTCGGCGCCGAGGTCGCCTCCGCGCGGTTCGAGGGCGAACACTGGGCGCTCCAGACCCCCCGTGGGCGCCGCCGCGCCCGCGTCGTGATCAACTGCGCGGGGCTGCACGGCGACCTCGTCGATCGCCGTCTGCTGGGCGCGAGCGCCTTCGAGATCCGCCCGCGCAAGGGCCAGTTCGTGGTGTTCGACAAGGCCGCCGCCAGCCTGCTCCGCACCATCGTGTTGCCGGTGCCGACCGAGCGGACCAAGGGCGTCGTGCTCTGCCGCACGGCGTTCGGCAACGTGCTGGTGGGGCCGACAGCCGAGGAGCAGCAGGACCGCGATTGCGCGGCGACCGACGAGGCCGCGCTCAAGTCTCTGATCGCGCGCGCGGTCGAGATGCTGCCGGCGCTCGAGGGCATGCCCGTCACCGCGACCTACGCCGGCCTGCGCCCCGCGACCGAGGAGAAGGGCTACCGGATCGCCGCGACGCCGGAGCGGAACTGGATCACCGTGGGCGGGATCCGCTCCACCGGCATGACCGCGGCGCTCGGGATCGCCCGCCATGTCTACGGGCTCTACGAGGGCATGGGCCATTCCCATGCGGCGGTCTCAGCGCCCGAATGCCGGCCCATGCCCAACCTCGCCGAGCACCTGCCGCGCGACTGGAGCAAAGCCGGCCACGGCGGCGTCGTCTGCCACTGCGAGCTTGTCACCCGACGCGAGATCGAGCGGGCGCTGGCCGGTCCGCTGCCGGCGGGCGATTTCGGCGGCCTGAGGCGCCGCACCCGCTGCGCCATGGGGCGCTGCCAGGGTTTTCATTGTCTCGCCCGCATCGCGGCCCTGACCGAGGGCCGTCTTGCCGCGCCGCTCGCAAGCCCGCCCGAGGCCGCGTGAGCGCCGCGGCCATCGACGTCGCAGTCGACGCGCTGGTCGTCGGCGCCGGACCCGCGGGGCTCGGTCTCGCGACGCGGCTGAAGGCGTCGGGCGTCGCGTCGGTGCTGGTCGTCGACCGGGAGGCGGACGCCGGCGGCAACCCACGTCACTGCGGCCACCCGCCGTTCGGCCTCCGCGAGTTCGGCCGCGTGCTGACCGGGCCGGCCTACGCCCGGCGGCTGGCGGCGCGAGCGGTCCGCGCGGGCGTCGCCTTCCGGCTCGCGACCAACGTGGTGGAGATCGCCCGCGAGGGCGAGGCGATCGTCGTCACGACCACCGGCGACGACGGCGTCCGCCGCATCGCCGCGCGGCGGCTGGCGCTCGCGACCGGCGTGCGCGAGACCCCCCGCGCGGCCCGCCTAGTCTCGGGCGAGCGGCCGCTCGGCGTGCTCACCACGGGCGCGCTGCAGGCTTTCGTGTATCTGCACGGCATAGCGCCGTTCCGCCGGCCTGTGGTGGTCGGCACGGAGCTCGTCGCGCTGTCGAGCCTGCTCACCTGCCGAAAGATCGGCGCGGCGCCGGTCGCCATGGTGGAGGAGCAGGCCGGGCCGCAGTGTTTCCCGCTGTTCATGGCGCTGCCGCGCCTGCTCGGCGTGCCGCTGCATTACGGCGCCAAGGTCGTCGACATCGCCGGGAGCCCGCGGGTGCGGCGGGCGACGCTCGCCCATGCCGACGGCGCGAGCTCGGAGGTCGCCTGCGACGGCGTGCTATTCACCGGCCGCTTCACGCCCGAAGCGAGCCTCGCCCGCGCCGCAGGCCTGACCATGGACCTCGAGCGCGGGCGGCCCGTCCTCGACGCCTTCGGCCGATCGAGCGATCCGCGGATCTTCGCGGCCTGCGTGCTCGACCGAAGCGTCGAGACCGCGGGTTGGTGCTGGTCTCGCGGACGGGCGATCGCCGATCATATCGCCGCCGACCTCGCCGGCCGGCTGGCCGCCCCGTAACGTGGCCGCCATGAGGATCGCGGCGATCGACCAGGGCACCACCTCCACCCGCGCGCTCGTGGTCGACACGGGCGACGGGACCGCCGTGATCGCGCACGCCGTGCGCCACGCGCAGAGCCACCCCGCCCCCGGCTGGGTGGAGCACGACGCCGAGGAACTGCTCGCCAACGTCCGCGCCTGCATTGCGGCGGCCGGCCCTGTCGACGCGCTGGCGCTCGCGAACCAAGGCGAGAGCTGCCTCGCCTGGGACGCCGTCACCGGCGAGGCGCTGTCGCCGGTGATCGTGTGGCAGGACAACCGGACCACTGACGCGGTGGCCGGACTGGCCGATCACGCGGCGCTGGTCGAGGCTCGCGCCGGCCTTCCGCTCGACGCCTACTTCTCGGCCTCCAAGCTCGGCTGGCTGCTCCGTCATCTCCCGCGCGTGCGGGCGGCGCGGGAGGCCGGGCGGCTGCGGCTCGGCACGACCGACGCCTTCTTTCTCGATCGGCTCGCGGGCGTCTTCGCGACCGACGCCGCCACCGCTTCGCGCACGTCCCTCATGCGGCTCGCGACCGGCCGCTGGGACCCGGAGCTCTGCGCACTGTTCGGCGTTCCCATCGACTGCCTGCCGGAGATCCGCCCGACCGTGGGCGGCTTCGGCCGCATCGAAGGCGTCCCGGTCGTCGCCTCCGTCGTGGACCAGCAGGCGGCGCTCTACGGCCACGGCTGCCGCGCGCCGGGCGACGCCAAGATCACCTTCGGCACGGGCGCCTTCGCGCTGGCGGTGACCGGCGGCGAGATCGTGCGGGCGGCGGGGGAGGGGTTGCTGCCGACCGTCGCCTGGGCGATCGGCAAGGCGACCACATACGCCGTGGACGGCGGCGTCTACGATGCGGGCTCCGCCGTCGAATGGGCGATGCGCGTCGGGATCGTCGACGATTTTTCACAGCTCGACGGCTTCACGGAGCCGCCCGCGATCGACCGCGGGCTGGTCTTCGTTCCCGCGCTGTCGGGCCTCGCCTGCCCGCACTGGGACCGCTCGGCCGCCGCGCTGTTTCTCGGCATGTCCGCCGCCACCACCCGCGTCGATCTCCGCCAGGCGCTGCTGGAGGGGATCGCGCTCCGGACCGCGGAAGTAGTCGCGGCGATCCATGCGCGCGTCGCCCTCGCGCCGTCGATCTCCATCGACGGCGGCCTCAGCCGCAGCGGCTACTTCGCGCAGTTCCTCGCCGACAGCCTCGGGCGGGAAGTCGTGGTCGGCGCCTTCGACGAGCGCACGGCCTTCGGCGCCGCGGCGCTCGCCGCCTCCGCCTTCGGGATCGACCTCGCGGCCCCTGCGGAGGCCCGCCGCCATGCGCCCCGCGGACCCGAGACGCGCGACGCCCGCCGCGCGCGCTTCGCGGAGGCCGTGGCTCGCACCCGCGGCTGGCGCGCCGTGTGACGGTTGGCTTGGATGGCGTGCGTGCTTCGAGACGCCCGCCGAATGGCGGGCTCCTCAGCATGAGGAGGTCTTGGGTCCCAGCAAGGTCTTGGGTTCCAGAAAGCAAACCTCCTCATGCTGAGGAGCCTCGCGTTAGCGAGGCGTCTCGAAGCACGCACGCCCTGAGCGCGGCCTTCAATCCGCGCGACGCGAAGCCCATATGGCGAGGACGCCCGCCTCCGGACCGCCAGGACCCTCGTGACCCTCAGCATCCCCTTCGACAACAGCTACGCCCGCCTGCCCGACGCGTTCCATCGCCGGACGCCGCCGACGCCGGTGGCCGCGCCGCGCCTCGTCGCGCTGAACCGGGGGCTCGCCGATGAGCTGGGGCTCGATCCCGAGGCGCTGTCGGGCGAGGCGGGGGCGCAGGCCTTCGCCGGCAACGCCGTGCTCCCGGGGTCCGATCCGATCGCCGCGGCCTACGCCGGGCACCAGTTCGGCCAGTTCGTGCCGCAGCTCGGCGACGGGCGGGCGATCCTGCTGGGCGAGGTCGTGGACCGGGCCGGCGTCCGCCGCGACATCCAGCTCAAGGGCTCGGGCCCGACGCCGTTCTCGCGCAACGGCGACGGGCGGGCGGCGCTGGGGCCGGTGCTGCGGGAGTACCTCGTGAGCGAGGCGATGGCCGCGCTCGGCGTGCCGACCACGCGCGCGCTTGCGGCGGTGACGACCGGCGAGGCCGTGCATCGGGAGCGCAAGCTGCCGGGCGCCGTGTTGACGCGCGTGGCCGCGAGCCACATCCGCGTCGGCACCTTCCAGTTCTTCGCCGCCCGGCGGAACCTCGAGGCGCTGACCGCGCTGGTCGATCACGTCGTCGCCCGGCACTATCCCGAGAGCGCCACGCGGCCCGACCGGGCGCTCGCGCTGCTCGAGGGCGTCGTCGCGCAGCAGGCCGCCCTCGTCGCGCAGTGGATGCACGTCGGCTTCGTGCACGGCGTCATGAACACCGACAACTGCTCGATCGCCGGCGAGACCATCGACTACGGCCCCTGCGCCTTCCTCGACGCCTACGATCCCAAGGCGGTGTTCAGCTCGATCGACCGCCACGGCCGCTACGCCTTCGCCAACCAGCCTGCGATCGCGCACTGGAACCTGACGCGGCTGGCCGAATGCCTGCTGCCGCTGATCTCCGACGACGAGGACCGCGCCATCGCGCAGGCGAGCGAGGCGCTCGACGGCTTCGCCCCCGCCTTCGAGGCCGCCTATCTCGCCGGCTACCGCGGCAAGCTCGGCCTGCGGACGGAGGAGGCGGACGACGCGGAGCTGGTCCAGGACCTGCTCGACCGCATGGCGGAGGGCCTCGCGGACTACACCCTGACCTTCCGCAGGCTCGGAGCGGTCGCGGAGGGCGACCCCGCGGCGGCCGCCCGCGACCTGTTCGTCGATCCGACGGCTTTCGACGCCTGGGCGGAGCGCTACCGCGACCGGCTCGCACGCGAGCCCGATGACGCTGGCGCGCGCCGCGGGCGAATGGCCCGCGCGAACCCCGCGCTCATCCCCCGCAACCACCTTGTGGAGGCCGCGCTCGCCGCAGCGGTCGAGGACGGCGACTTCGCGCCCTTCGACGCGCTTCGGGCCGCGCTATCCGACCCCTATGGCCCGGAGGCCGACGCCTCGCCCTACGCCGACGCGCCGCCGGTCGCGGAGGCGCCCTACCGGACGTTTTGCGGCACCTGAGCGGGCGCGGGGGCGGACAGGGCGCGGCCCTTGGGCTAGGAAGCCGAAGCTTCCGCGTTCGAAACTGACGGAGATGGACCCATGTCGCCTGCCGAGTACCGCGCCGCGCTAACCGAAGTCGGGCTCTCGCTGTCGAGCGCGAACAAGTTCTTCCAGGCCGACGAGCGCACCACGCGGCGCTGGGCGGCGGACGACAACGGCAAGGACGTGCCCCGCGCCGTGGCGATCACGCTCCGGCTGATGGCGAAGTACAAGCTGACGCCCGAAGACGTCACGGTGCTGATGAACGAGGCCGAAGACGGGCGCGACGCCTCGGCTTGAGAGACGCCGGCGGCCGCACAGGAGCGGTCGCCGGCGTCCGGTCGGCGATCAGCGCCAGTCGTTGCGACGCTCGCGCCGGTCGTCGCGCCGGTCCTCTTGACGCTCGCGCTGAGCGCGGCGGCGGTCCTTCGCGTCGTCGCGGCGGTCGTCGATGCGCTGAGCGCGTCGGTCGGCGTCGCGACGCGCCTCCCACGCCCGCCGCGCGCGGTAATCGTCCCGCCGTCCACGGTAGTCCTCGCCCACCACGATGGTGCTGCGCTCGTAGCCGTACCCGCCGCCGTAGCCGCGCCGTTCGCCGTTGCAGCCGGCGAGCGCCAGAGCGCAGGCGCCGACGGCGAGCAAGATCATCGGTTTCATCGGTCGTTCTCCCATTGCGCCCATCGGTCTGAGCTCGATGGACGGTTCGCGACGCCGCGACCGCGTCCGGTCCCTCGGCGAGGGCGCGGACGCGGTCCGGCGCGCGTTCGAATCCCGCGCGTCGCGCGGGGGGCCTCTTCTTACCCCATCCCGGGCGATCTGGCTCAGGCGGACCCGCCGCTGCGGCGCATGCGCGCGGAAAACGTAAAATAGTTTGACAAATTGCCGGCTTGTTCCAACATGCGGCCCGTAACGCCACCGCTGAGGAGCGACACATGGCTGATGAGACCGCGCCCGCGACCGACGAGAAGAAGACCGCCGCGCGCGAGGCGAAGCGAGCCGCGCGCGTGGCCGCGGGCGCCGAAGCGAAGACCACGAAGCGCGAGGCCACGAAGGCCGCGCGCATCGCCGCCAAGCGCAAGGAGCGCCGCGCCGCGAAGCCCAAGGCGGCCCCGGCTGCTGAGCCGGCTTGAGCTAAGCCGCGCCGCCTAGCGGGAGGCCGCCCCGGCGGGCGGCTTCCCCACGACCTCCGCGCGCAACGCGTCGCCGCTATTGCGCTGCGGTATGTTGACTCGCCGCCCGCGTTTTTCCACACTCCTCGCCAGGTGCTGAGGGGTGCGGCATGAACGATTTCGAGAGTGATTTCGGAAATCGGGAGACGGCTTCCGAAGAGGCGGGCTGGGACTTCCGCTCGCTGAGATGCGAGCCCGCCGCGGCGCACCGCGTCGCCGAGCAGGAACGGCGCGAGGTCAACGAGGGCCGGCAGCGCTGCCTGCAGACCGCCGCGCAGGAGCCTCGCTGAACAGGGTCGCTGAGCCGGCGACACCTCCGATCACGCCCGCAAGCCGCCCCCTCAGGCGGCTTTTTTC is drawn from Methylopila sp. 73B and contains these coding sequences:
- a CDS encoding ABC transporter permease subunit, which gives rise to MRFRPGKIALIATVVVSYLFLYLPIVHIGLASLSRNSSFPYPPHWSFATMSRLLGNSLYQTALGNSLLLGVLVATLSTALAGAATIGLMRHAGRKTTLFLTLFIAPLFVAEVLLGISSLIFSGLFLGLQGNLGSAVLANVVHCFSYALLIMATQLYRYDWRLDDAAMVFGATPARTFFEVTLPLIWPGLLGAFIVTFIMAFNNLEISFYLLGATPTLPSVAWGALRYGVKPELYALATCVNLVVLCVLAVMFVLMRTGLATFGHRPERERAAV
- a CDS encoding ABC transporter permease; this encodes MRSRLAPWLTLGVPTVFLIALFVLPLLSMLVLSVWRTENYHIVQDWNLRNYWVLATDGAYATFLLRSLAMATAVSVICTAIAWPVAYGITLYGGRYKLLLTLGFAVPFLTGEVLRVIALQGLLGPVGLVNGVLMSLGAAPLRAIMYTNVASAIGLVYLYLPIVVTVIYLSLLNFDQRLLDAAKIFGASPARAFFEIAWPLNLFGTLIGFALCFIPCLSATLAPRFLGGPNGTLYGMAMAQQFGESGTWALGAAMGVVLFALSIAAVFVAFRTVDLRRTGFTGFGRS
- a CDS encoding ABC transporter ATP-binding protein, which codes for MSYISLDGVSKQYGAAWAVDRVAMAIEKNEFVSLLGPSGSGKTTLLRIIAGLEKPTNGRVLIGGEDVTDLAPHKRGVAMVFQEFLLFPHRTVRENLAFPLRMLKLPKTEMDERIDWVLGILSLRGLEGRYPNQLSGGQQQRVALGRGLVGRPKALLLDEPLANLDRELRQEMEVEIRKHQTALGIPFIYVTHNQEEALSMSDRIAVVRNGRIEDFAPRAEIYDRPKTAFIAQFVGRSNRFVGVLKREGATAAIDAGAVALATADRPGLKEGSVAAYVKNEKVRLRTPETLRALGANALAATVKHVILRGAYAEYVLTWAAGEMIASRPRAEVEFSAGDAVVAHWDPEDVDLFPEKEAAA
- a CDS encoding extracellular solute-binding protein; its protein translation is MTTNDSLPLGSAASPAGFDRRKALKTIAAGAAAALATPYVRPASAAPTTLRALMWEVYAIPEVIKAFEDKHNVKFSPTFFDGNSEAYNKLRVGGTRDFDLVQADGFWPGLYYREKLIRAIDYAKIPNTAKVFPVFKPDRFKLLTDEATGKHFGVTWCWGSYGTTYNTAMMPKDKVQSIECLFDPEFSGRLATSARFEENIALAGILVATRMGTKDKPRPDGKPFNPYVLTDEELAGVEKLLIEQKKLLLTRYNDNNTLQQLLESGAIAAAPEFAQSYRVLLAKKAKGEIDADFAHQLIPKEGGLGWVDTWLVTSGVADGPMLTLCEQFMDMMLAPEIMKQQALIGGASTTIDIRSIATPEEQKLYLMDRTEELSDMYMFDQPSSTEKWERVWSRMQAA
- a CDS encoding aminotransferase class IV → MSDTAPDFSMGAAYMNGVYVPIAEAKIPVGDWGFTHSDVTYDVVHVTDGAFFRLEDHLTRFHKSLGGYRLDPGVTRDEMREILGKVVALSGLKRAFVAMLSTRGVPRVYGSRDPMDCDNTFIAYAVPWVDVIKPEVQERGAHLLVASVPRISPKSLDPTLKNYMWRDFTRGMFEAKDKGFDTAILLDQEGYLTEGAGFNVFIVKGDKVITPDRGALEGVTRLSVLDLCPELGLEPVIGPITFEDLMDADEVFTATTAGGVMPCSRVNDRIYGNDRPGPISQKLKDTYWRKHVEGWHMTPVNYDDAENPFKAAA
- a CDS encoding DeoR/GlpR family DNA-binding transcription regulator, with the translated sequence MRPDERRERIVAMVLERERVSVDALADALDASRETIRRDLAELDGQGRLRKLHGGATLPGLSLYEPDREGPFQARLAENAAAKRAVARAAIGLFRPGDTLFVDTGTTTLLFAEELSRARGLTVITNSAAIAALASRGEDAQAFLLGGEYRDGGAECLGAMAIDQIRRFHAVHAVLTVGAVHEAGVLDYDAREAEIARAMVAQARAVTVLADASKFDRSAPFVVAPLEAISRIVTDAVPVGPIADALVAAGVEVVAARAGNMPS